From uncultured Pseudodesulfovibrio sp.:
AAACGGCCGCTCTTCTTTGGGCATGGGAGCTAAAATCAGTGGATCAAGTCGGAAACTCAAGCCAAGCTTATGTTCCAAATAATAATTTGTCCGTAATGTATACCTGAAGAATTTATAGATATATGTCAGGATATCGCGATGAATGGCGTTTCCGACATCCCGAATGGCAGCCCGCGCAATTGCACGTTTCTCGGCCATTGCGGCTTCTCGATCTCCGGTAAAATCGGGATTAAACCGTGCATCAAAATAGTCGAGCAGCTTCTGCGCAACATCCCGATGTTTGAGGATAACGTACACAATCCGACTGGACGTATAAGCGTGCATGTCCTTCTTGATAAGGAACTGATGTGCAAACTCTCCGGCCGCCTGCATAAGCATGACCTGCTCAAGTTCCCACCCTTCTTCATTGGCCAGGGCATCCAACCCATGGGGGGCAAACCATTTGGTCATTTCAAGCTGACGCTTGAGGCGCAGCCACTGCTCGCTGGTCTCTTCAAAATCAATGCGTTTCTTGTCCAAATAAAAACTCATGATAGCCACAGGTGATTTCTCACCGCGCTCAAACTGGTCCGAATAAGCCCGATCAACAGGAATACTTTCGCGAGCAAACACATTCACAACTCGCAATAATAAGGATGTCCGTGGAGGATTAGCCATGGCCACACTGATGCGGTCAAAGCCTGGGTGGACATCCTTTTCAAGCAAAACCTGCACCCTTTCTTGAGTTTCAACGCAGCCACAGGTCTTGAAATGACGCAACACCCGTCCCGGTTCAAATTTCTCAATGTAATCTTCACTCACCGAACCAAGAAAGTTCTTGAACTCACCACTGTCTTCCGAACCAAGGTCAACGGTTCCGTCCTGAATCATCCCCATCACATTTTTGACAGATTGAGCGTCAACGGCACACAAAGGTTGCGGACCAAAAACAAAAGTATCAAGCCGCAACGAATCATCACGACTGGAATAAATACGAGCAATCTGAATATCCCGATCCTGATATCCTTTAAGAACCCCGGCCAAAGCATCCATATCTCCGCCCGGAGTAATGTGTGTAACCTTAGTTCCACACGGACTATGCAGGGCCAAAGATTGCTTTTCCTTGCGAACCATGCCGGAAAGCAATGCCATGACATGATTTATTTGTTCTTCTTCGCCATGCGTCAGGAAATAGTATTCCGGCATGTCGTTGTAGAACCAAGGGATAAGATCTGAAATTGATTTCTGGAACCTTTCAACGACCTTTTTCTGAACATTCGTCGGATCCACAGTGATTTTGTCGCTCATTATGCATCTCCATTACATTTTATGAACATTTTCAACCAATATCCTTGTGCATGGGCTGAGTGAAGACGTCAAGGCCTTACGCAAAATTACACCCCACCTTTTTTTGTGGATAATTCACCATGAAGGCATTATAAATTCACACGAAACTTTCTAACGACATGGACATAAAATCCATGACAGCGTATATAACTGAAACTTGGTTGAAATCGTCGATATGAACCTGATTGGGAGACCATTCATGAGTAAGAGTGCAATAGACACCGGAATCCTGTTGGAAACAGGAACCAATGAACTTGAAATTCTCGAGTTCTCCATCAATGAAATCCGCAAGGAAGGCGAAGAGCCTGTCCCCAATTTTTTCGGAATCAACGTGGCCAAAGTTATGCAGGTCATTGAGACTCCGAACCTCGATCCGCCGGAATCAGCTCCCCATCCATCCTTTATGGGAACCATACCTCTTCGTGACCTGATTCTCCCGGTTCTCGACCTTTCTGTTTGGCTGGAACTGAATATGCCAAAAACTGAACGTGACATTGTCATTGTCACTGAATTCAGTAAATCCGTCACAGGATTTCTGGTTTCAGGCGTCACGGAAATTCACCGCGTGGGCTGGGGAGAAGTCATTCCCCCTTCAAATATCATCTCCAGTAACACTGACGCCATCGTTGGCCTCATTGATAAGGGAGATTATTTTGTCCAACTCCTTGATTTGGAAACCATCCTGACACAATTCGAACCGAAATCAGATAAAGATGTGACCATCTCTGAAACTCGATACAATGTGCTTGTCGCTGATGACTCCGCCACCATTCGGGCCATGATCAAACAAAACCTCACTGAGGCCAATTTCAACCCGATCATAACGAATAACGGTGATGAAGCCTTGCGGACCATCAGAGAATTCAGAGATAAAGCTGAAGCAGAAGGTAAAGACATCACTGAATTCGTAGACATTGTCATTTCCGACATCGAAATGCCGCTTATGGATGGATTTAGCCTGACCAAAAATATCAAGGACGATCCCCTCTTGCATAAGTTACCTGTTATACTGTATTCCTCCATCATCACGAAGGAACTGAAGCATAAAGGCGATTCTGTCGGTGCCAACAGGCAGATATCCAAGCCCGATTTGAATACGATTCCAGAAATCGCAATCAACCTCATAGAAGGTGGCATAGATTGATCCAACGCGGCGACGAAGTAGTTGAAATCTTCATAGAAGAAACAGCCGAACGGCTCGACTCCATCGAGTCGGGCCTTTTGCGTTTGGAAGAATGCGGGATCAACTGCGATCAGGAAACAGTCAACTCTATCTTTCGCGACGCCCATTCAGTCAAGGCGGGGTCCAATCTGCTTGAACTCAAAAGTATTGAGGAATTGGCACATAAGATTGAAAACATACTGGAAATGGTCCGCAAAAAGCAACTCACTCCAAACGAATTGATCATCACGGCGTGCCTTGAATCCGTCGACAAACTCAGAGAACTCGTCGACAATATTGAAAACAGCGACACCATTTCCATTCGCCTTCATACGCGCATGCTTGAAGTGGCTCTGGAAAGAGCACTCAACACATAATACGGATACATAAAAAAAGGCCGCACTTCAATGAAGTGCGGCCTTTTTTTATGTGCTCTATCAATTTTTGATGACTTCCAAAAACTCTTGAGCTTCACTCATTTGAGAAAACGATGTATTCTTAAACACTTCGCTTTCTATAGCGGTCGTAAATTCTTCATAATTCATTTCTCTGAAATTGATCATCACACCTTTGATCTTGAAGTACATTTCCAGAAAAGCCAAAAGAGGTTCATCGGCCAGATGTCTGACCAATTCCTGCCCATTGGACAAAGAAGTAAAGGGTTTATTCATGCCACCGAGATAAAACATATCCAAACCGCTCTCTCCATCGGTAATCACGCCGAGTAGATTGAACGTATGCAACTTATCCACGAATTCTTCGGTCAAATTGGGGAATTCCATAATGTCTTTCTTGGGAAACATCCCGGCAAAAACCATCTGCCCGTCTTCTTCAGCCATGGTATGACGAAAAACATGCTCATCACGATTCTTGCGAGCAGCCTTGACTGTTTCATACACATCGCAGGCAAAGGCGAGCTTCAATTCCTTTAAGACTTTCTCGTCCATTTTATCTCCACTGCTAGATGATTCCATAAAGAGGGCCGCCCTTCGCACCAAGTGCGTCAACTCGCTTCTCAACTTCAGGGTCCGGGACAAGGGGCGGTGCATGATACGTCTTGAGACGGGCGTCAACAACAATAGCCTTGTCTGCACCCCAATGCTTGGCATGAGTAAATCCACCCACTCCATAAATATCCGTGGCCGGATCTGAACGAGTAAAAGCCACCCATAAGAAATTATCCCAATCCCTTGCAGTGAAACCGGCATCGTCGGCCACCACAATCATAGGAAATTTTTCGATCCCTCGCACCGTGTTCAACATATCGCCAATGCGGTCCAGTGCAGGATCCTGTTGATCCCGCTTCCGACGATGTTTTGGACCCTTAATAATCATAATTCCGGGAGCAAAGACCTGCGGATCACGAAAACCTCGCGGTAAATCAATTCCCGAAGGGAGATCCGTTCCAAGTTCGCGCTTCACACTCCCGGCAGCGGCAAATATTAACTTGGACCCCTGATTCAAACTGATACCGGAATAATCCAGCGTATCAATGGTGGTACGAGTAATGAAA
This genomic window contains:
- a CDS encoding chemotaxis protein; the protein is MSKSAIDTGILLETGTNELEILEFSINEIRKEGEEPVPNFFGINVAKVMQVIETPNLDPPESAPHPSFMGTIPLRDLILPVLDLSVWLELNMPKTERDIVIVTEFSKSVTGFLVSGVTEIHRVGWGEVIPPSNIISSNTDAIVGLIDKGDYFVQLLDLETILTQFEPKSDKDVTISETRYNVLVADDSATIRAMIKQNLTEANFNPIITNNGDEALRTIREFRDKAEAEGKDITEFVDIVISDIEMPLMDGFSLTKNIKDDPLLHKLPVILYSSIITKELKHKGDSVGANRQISKPDLNTIPEIAINLIEGGID
- a CDS encoding Hpt domain-containing protein produces the protein MIQRGDEVVEIFIEETAERLDSIESGLLRLEECGINCDQETVNSIFRDAHSVKAGSNLLELKSIEELAHKIENILEMVRKKQLTPNELIITACLESVDKLRELVDNIENSDTISIRLHTRMLEVALERALNT